Proteins encoded together in one Theileria parva strain Muguga chromosome 3 map unlocalized ctg_530, whole genome shotgun sequence window:
- a CDS encoding putative integral membrane protein, which translates to MDRFRLVKYLKFLIKIANLFFINKFAYKRARWLCILMNIGFLFHFLISKFIQLQLVPISMPFILNGFLASYNGMFCTSYSELFRRLGSEFSVQYDRAKHWKISEIRELLNEAYTIYASLYLSVNVYNLRLSPELSNLYNTLRKFLIFLSNEPVKPKGIDFNNLVNIDIYTDYNSAKDKVKSMVKLTSKLNSEHYISFLSLVHSENSKFVTDQHVIQVLIEFPDLSFFEQIVSYANHLYNICNVLNLEGNKEHSRGFISHLFFPPNYGFGNLVYMRSLLIYKFKAVNSRIVSNQLTGEVIDTLFIPSKDFLSTLQRSKYTNKLTPNSHNNAISMLFGSDIYCKVMDCYRGVNNVLVYAGPNAACYEFHAFQSEIPTLIEAGNSILLYNYTSVANSIGVPKITNITKNNKFLINHVLNNMGMVNSTNTHGVEDANTNKDASGRINYYGFSLGGYFILKMCEGSEMKFMVFNKTFGDLRNLSMRMVGRFVGPLLPLFNLNSNTIDEFYKLKTNKIITVDVKDEIIPVKCSLPNELVKRTLLPGINKLTKSFIDYKFKTLQIFNDSIKSTANTPNSNSTNSDNSANSSNTTANSNCSVSKLMCSKNLFNLMLYNINSIGEMLLNLLENEAENNLKEEIQSTNEFFTKLLVYGSVPNHSISSNSSILKRKKIEPYSLCNLYSILSELDLNTNYFSVNTNDGDKLIKVPVRVAVYFSVLLEDNTIVVPRDNDYYLDYSSVSETPCEANHLYKFLKNDLKNFGVSRFQPTPLKLLAYFRLCSLLNVFYIMNKVNDFVEQVGDLNKVDVEKLNEGEVEKTKSVFYDIAALNELCGVFLYNIVQLLIEEPFGELTTLEQTAGNVSYEFHLNKFRNEYQKFGVVIPEFVGHNEQNPFTLALIKDLIKHL; encoded by the coding sequence ATGGATAGATTTAGGTTAGTGAagtatttgaaatttttaataaaaatcgcaaacttattttttattaataaatttgcCTATAAAAGAGCAAGATGGCTCTGTATTCTAATGAATATAGGCTTTTTGTTCCACTTTCTAATTTCAAAGTTCATCCAGTTACAGCTGGTACCAATCTCAATGCCCTTTATACTAAATGGATTCTTGGCAAGTTATAATGGGATGTTTTGTACTAGTTATTCTGAGCTATTTAGGAGGCTTGGCTCTGAGTTTAGTGTGCAGTATGACCGAGCAAAGCATTGGAAGATTTCAGAAATAAGAGAACTTCTGAATGAAGCTTATACTATTTACGCATCACTTTATCTATCAGTTAACGTGTACAACTTGAGGTTGTCGCCTGAACTTTCAAATCTGTATAATACTCTCAGGaaatttttgatttttctCTCCAATGAACCTGTTAAGCCCAAAGGAATTGactttaataatttagttaacATTGACATTTACACAGACTATAACTCAGCTAAGGATAAGGTTAAGAGtatggtaaaattaactagtaaattaaattcgGAGCATTATATAAGTTTTCTCTCGTTAGTGCACTCCGAGAATAGTAAATTTGTGACTGATCAACATGTTATTCAAGTGTTAATTGAATTCCCAGATTTATCTTTCTTTGAACAGATTGTATCATATGCTAATCacttgtataatatttgtaatgTATTAAACTTAGAAGGGAATAAAGAACATTCGAGAGGGTTCATTtcacatttattttttcctcCCAATTACGGCTTTGGGAATTTAGTCTACATGAGGTCCCTGCTAATTTACAAGTTTAAGGCTGTAAATAGCAGAATTGTTTCAAACCAACTAACCGGTGAAGTTATCGACACTCTTTTCATTCCAAGCAAGGATTTCCTCAGTACTTTACAACGTAGCAAGTATACTAACAAACTGACACCTAATTCCCATAACAATGCTATCAGTATGCTGTTTGGATCGGATATATACTGCAAGGTAATGGACTGCTACAGAGGAGTGAATAATGTGTTAGTCTATGCTGGGCCTAACGCTGCTTGTTATGAATTTCATGCATTTCAATCTGAAATCCCAACACTAATTGAAGCTGGAAATTCGATACTATTGTACAATTATACCTCAGTTGCTAATTCCATCGGAGTACCTAAAATTACTAACatcactaaaaataataaattccTCATTAACCACGTTCTTAACAACATGGGCATGGTTAATAGTACCAATACTCATGGTGTTGAGGATGCTAATACTAATAAGGATGCAAGCGggagaataaattattatggATTTAGCTTGGGCGGGTATTTCATATTGAAGATGTGTGAAGGGAGTGAGATGAAATTTATGGTGTTTAACAAGACATTTGGGGATTTGAGGAATTTATCAATGAGGATGGTTGGCAGATTTGTAGGTCCACTATTACCTCTCTTTAATCTGAattctaatactatagaTGAATTTTACAAGCTCAAGactaataaaattatcacTGTCGATGTTAAGGACGAGATCATACCAGTTAAATGTAGCCTTCCAAATGAGCTTGTTAAGCGTACACTCCTACCCggaattaataaattgacCAAATCCTTCATTGATTACAAGTTCAAAACTCTCCAAATCTTCAACGATTCCATTAAATCCACCGCTAATACTCCTAACTCTAACTCAACGAATTCTGATAACTCTGCCAATTCAAGTAACACGACAGCCAACTCCAATTGTAGTGTGAGCAAGTTAATGTGCAGTaagaatttatttaatttaatgttgtATAACATAAATTCAATTGGCGAAATGCTGTTAAACTTATTGGAAAATGAAGCTGAGAACAATTTAAAGGAGGAAATTCAAAGTACAAATGagttttttacaaaattactGGTGTACGGAAGTGTGCCAAACCACTCTATTTCAAGTAATTCAAGCATTTTAAAACGGAAGAAAATTGAGCCATATTCACTCTGTAACCTCTACAGTATACTCTCAGAACTTGATTTGAACACTAACTACTTCTCAGTAAATACCAACGACGGTGATAAGTTGATAAAAGTCCCTGTAAGGGTTGCAGTATATTTTAGCGTATTGTTGGAGGATAACACAATAGTAGTACCAAGGGATAATGATTACTATTTGGATTATTCTTCAGTGTCAGAAACGCCATGTGAAGCGAATCACTTgtacaaatttttaaagaatGATTTGAAGAACTTTGGAGTTTCAAGGTTCCAACCAACACCACTTAAGCTTTTGGCATATTTTAGACTATGCTCTCTCCTCAATGTGTTTTACATTATGAACAAAGTTAACGATTTTGTTGAACAGGTTGGGGATTTGAACAAGGTTGATGTTGAAAAGTTGAATGAGGGTGAGGTTGAGAAAACTAAGTCCGTATTCTACGACATTGCTGCACTTAATGAACTGTGTggtgtatttttatataatatcgTACAGTTATTGATTGAAGAGCCTTTTGGAGAATTAACAACATTAGAACAAACAGCTGGGAATGTATCATATGAATTCCACCTCAATAAGTTCAGAAATGAGTATCAAAAGTTTGGAGTGGTAATACCAGAATTCGTTGGACACAATGAACAAAACCCATTCACACTAGCATTGATTAAGGACTTAATCAAACAtttataa
- a CDS encoding putative integral membrane protein — protein sequence MYMNKLKAPSFEIGSNVKYEKLISNNIKHIKADILYIQHNVGDLSNKFYSNKLLETLRNKLENVNSLISVTKGYLMEWELQIQQSPNLQYNENNYHKLYNQFQREITHINSLSDMINSGSSESVDGSTAIDSSSSRMYTNDVYDEFIYDNNNTSNDLLLNEELIPLFNLNDKELLLSDSIVNIRNNNIKQIKNQILQTYDIFNDISSIISVQEEGLNKVEDNVAKSKNNSINILSEIKQSNKKNNKRRYVLWLIVLSSLVSYCVYFVYTYLMPLML from the exons ATGTATATGAATAAATTGAAAGCACCTTCttttg AAATTGGTTCAAATGTTAAATACGAGAAATTAATATCAAACAACattaaacacattaaagccgatattttatacatacAACATAAT gTTGGAGATTTGagtaacaaattttactcGAACAAGTTACTCGAGACTTTGAGGAATAAATTGGAAAATGTAAACTCATTGATTAGTGTAACGAAAGGCTACCTTATGGAATGGGAACTCCAAATACAACAATCTCCAAATTTACAATACAATGAAAACAACTATCATAAACTCTATAACCAGTTTCAACGTGAAATTACCCATATCAACAGCTTATCAGATATGATTAATAGTGGCAGTAGTGAAAGTGTTGATGGCAGCACTGCTATAGATTCCAGTAGTAGCAGAATGTACACAAATGACGTGTATGACGAGTTTATCTATGATAATAACAACACTTCTAATGACTTGTTACTGAATGAAGAGTTGATACCactatttaatttaaatgataaagaaTTGCTTCTTTCCGACTCCATTGTCAATATACggaataataatataaaacaaattaaaaaccAAATCTTACAA acGTACGACATATTTAATGATATATCGAGTATAATAAGTGTGCAAGAGGAAGGGTTAAATAAGGTTGAGGATAATGTTGCCAAGAGTAAAAACAATTCTATAAACATTTTAAGTGAAATTAAacaaagtaataaaaagaataataaaaggAG GTATGTATTATGGCTTATTGTACTGTCGAGTTTGGTGTCGTATTGTGTTTACTTCGTTTACACTTACCTGATGCCACTaatgttataa